In one Salipiger abyssi genomic region, the following are encoded:
- the ettA gene encoding energy-dependent translational throttle protein EttA, producing the protein MASYQYVYHMDGVSKTYPGGKKCFENIRLSFLPGVKIGVVGVNGAGKSTLMRIMAGIDKDFTGEAWAAEGAKVGYLPQEPHLDPDLTVRENVMLGVAEKKGKLDRFNELAMNYSDETAEEMAQLQDEIDSQDLWDLDSQIDVAMEALRCPADDADVTTLSGGERRRVALCKLLLEAPDMLLLDEPTNHLDAETIAWLQNHLIEYKGTILIVTHDRYFLDAITGWILELDRGRGIPYEGNYSSWLEQKAKRLEQEAREDKAKQKTLERELEWMRQGAKARQAKSKARIQAYEKLADQSEREKIGKAQIIIPNGQRLGSKVIEVEHLSKHMGDKQLIEDLSFSLPPGGIVGVIGPNGAGKSTLFKMLTGQEKPDAGEISLGDTVQLAYVDQARDDLDADANVWEAISGGAEIIQLGDAQMNSRAYCGAFNFKGGDQQKKVGLLSGGERNRVHMARLLKEGGNVILLDEPTNDLDVETLRALEDALVDFAGCAVVISHDRFFLDRICTHILAFEGDAHVEWFEGNFEDYEEDKKRRLGADALEPKRVKFKKFTR; encoded by the coding sequence ATGGCCAGCTATCAATACGTCTATCACATGGATGGGGTGTCTAAGACCTATCCCGGCGGCAAGAAGTGCTTTGAAAACATCCGCCTGAGCTTTCTGCCCGGGGTGAAGATCGGTGTCGTCGGCGTCAACGGCGCCGGTAAGTCGACGCTGATGCGAATCATGGCCGGAATCGACAAGGATTTCACCGGCGAGGCCTGGGCCGCCGAGGGCGCCAAGGTCGGCTATCTGCCGCAGGAGCCGCATCTCGACCCGGATCTCACGGTGCGCGAGAACGTCATGCTGGGCGTTGCCGAGAAGAAGGGCAAGCTCGACCGGTTCAACGAGCTGGCGATGAATTACAGCGACGAGACCGCCGAGGAGATGGCGCAGCTTCAGGACGAGATCGACAGTCAGGATCTCTGGGATCTCGACAGCCAGATCGACGTCGCCATGGAGGCGCTGCGCTGCCCGGCGGACGATGCCGACGTGACCACGCTTTCGGGGGGCGAACGCCGCCGGGTGGCGCTCTGCAAGCTGCTGCTCGAAGCGCCCGACATGCTGCTGCTCGACGAACCGACCAACCACCTCGACGCCGAGACCATCGCCTGGCTTCAGAACCACCTGATCGAGTACAAGGGCACGATCCTGATCGTCACCCACGACCGCTATTTCCTCGACGCGATCACCGGCTGGATCCTGGAGCTCGACCGCGGCCGCGGCATCCCCTACGAGGGCAACTATTCCTCCTGGCTGGAGCAGAAGGCCAAGCGGCTGGAGCAGGAGGCCCGCGAGGACAAGGCCAAGCAGAAGACGCTGGAGCGCGAACTGGAATGGATGCGGCAGGGCGCCAAGGCGCGTCAGGCGAAATCCAAGGCGCGGATTCAGGCCTATGAGAAACTCGCCGACCAGTCCGAGCGCGAAAAGATCGGCAAGGCGCAGATCATCATCCCCAACGGTCAGCGGCTGGGCAGCAAGGTGATCGAGGTCGAGCACCTGTCGAAACATATGGGCGACAAGCAGCTCATCGAGGATCTGAGCTTCTCGCTGCCGCCGGGTGGCATCGTCGGCGTCATCGGCCCCAACGGTGCGGGCAAATCGACTCTGTTCAAGATGTTGACCGGGCAGGAAAAACCCGATGCCGGCGAGATTTCGCTCGGCGACACGGTGCAGCTCGCCTATGTCGACCAGGCGCGCGACGATCTCGACGCGGACGCGAATGTCTGGGAAGCGATCTCGGGCGGCGCCGAGATCATCCAGCTGGGCGACGCGCAGATGAACTCCCGTGCCTATTGCGGCGCGTTCAATTTCAAGGGCGGCGACCAGCAGAAGAAGGTGGGGCTGCTCTCGGGCGGCGAGCGCAACCGCGTGCATATGGCACGGCTGCTCAAGGAAGGCGGCAACGTCATCCTGCTCGACGAACCGACCAACGATCTCGACGTGGAAACGCTGCGCGCGCTCGAAGACGCGCTCGTGGATTTCGCCGGCTGTGCGGTGGTGATCTCGCACGACCGCTTCTTCCTCGACCGGATCTGCACGCATATCCTCGCCTTCGAGGGCGACGCGCATGTGGAATGGTTCGAAGGCAACTTCGAGGATTACGAGGAAGACAAGAAACGCCGCCTCGGCGCCGACGCGCTGGAGCCGAAACGGGTGAAGTTCAAGAAATTCACCCGGTGA
- a CDS encoding cold-shock protein, with protein MATGTVKWFNTTKGYGFIAPEGGSKDVFVHISAVERSGLTGLQDNQKVSYELQAGRDGRESAVNIELL; from the coding sequence ATGGCAACTGGTACCGTGAAGTGGTTCAACACCACCAAAGGTTACGGCTTCATCGCTCCCGAGGGCGGCTCCAAGGACGTGTTCGTGCACATCTCCGCCGTCGAGCGTTCGGGCCTCACCGGCCTCCAGGACAACCAGAAGGTGTCCTACGAGCTTCAGGCCGGCCGTGACGGCCGCGAAAGCGCCGTGAATATCGAACTGCTCTGA
- a CDS encoding YgaP family membrane protein, protein MTLDRAVMAFAGVMILLSVVLTAWVSPYWIWFTVFIGLNMLQAAFTGFCPAAMIFRALGVKAGCAFH, encoded by the coding sequence ATGACGCTCGATCGTGCGGTGATGGCGTTTGCGGGGGTGATGATCCTGCTGAGCGTGGTGCTGACCGCCTGGGTCTCGCCCTACTGGATCTGGTTCACGGTGTTCATCGGCCTGAACATGCTTCAGGCGGCCTTCACCGGGTTCTGTCCGGCGGCGATGATTTTTCGCGCGCTTGGGGTGAAAGCTGGCTGCGCCTTTCATTGA